The Kribbella shirazensis genomic interval ACCGGCTCGGGTGTCGGCCGGGTGTCCGACGACGGGCAGGGCTTCGAGACGTACGTCTCGCACCTGGTCCGCTCGGCCCCGAACCGGTTCGACGGCCTCAAGGTCGTCATCGACTGCGCGAACGGCGCCGCGTCGCAGACCGCGCCGGAGGCCTTGCGCCGGCTGGGTGCCGAGGTGATCACGATCGCCGCCGCCCCGGACGGCCTGAACATCAACCTCGACTGCGGATCCACGCACATCGAGGGGCTGCAGCGCGAGGTGATCGGCCACCGCGCCGACCTCGGCATCGCGCTCGACGGCGACGCGGACCGCTGCCTGGCGGTGGACGCCAACGGCGAGCTCGTCGACGGCGACCAGATCCTCGCGGTGCTCGCGCTGGCGATGCGCGACAGCGGCCGGCTGTCGAACGACACCGTCGTCGCGACCGTGATGAGCAACCTGGGCTTCGTACAGGCGATGGTCCGGGAGCGGATCGCGGTCGAGCAGACCAAGGTCGGCGACCGGTACGTGCTGGAGGCGATGAAGGCCGGCGGCCACAAGCTCGGCGGTGAGCAGTCCGGGCACGTGATCCTGTCCGACCACGCGACCACCGGTGACGGCACGCTGACCGCGGTCATGCTGCTCGCCCGGGTGGCCCAGACGGGGAAGAGCCTGGCAGACCTGGCCGGCGCGATGACCCGCCTGCCGCAGGTCCTGGTCAACGTGAAGAACGTGGACAAGTCCCGCGCGGGCAGCGACCCGGCGGTCCAGTCCGCGGTCGCCGAGGCCACCACCCGGCTCGGCGACACCGGCCGCGTCCTGCTCCGCCCGTCCGGCACCGAGCCGCTCGTCCGGGTCATGGTCGAGGCCGAGTCCTCCGACACCGCCCACGAGATCGCGCACTCGCTGGCCGACGTGGTGGCGTCGTCACTGAAGCTCTGAAGCTCTGACACAAGTACGCCGGAGAGGTGCTCTCCGGCGTACTTGTGTTCTACGGCCGGAGCTCTGCCAGCCGGCGTTCGGGGGCGGGCGCGGCTTGGGCCAGGAGCTGGGTGTACTCGTGCTGCGGGTTCAGGATCACGTCGTCGGCCGGGCCGTGCTCGACCACCGCACCGCGGTACAGCACCATGATCTCGTCGCTGAAATGCCGCGCGGTTGCGAGGTCGTGCGTGATGTAGAGGACCCCGAGGTTCTCCTCACGCTGCAGCGTCGCCAGCAGGTTGAGTACGCCGAGCCGGATCGACACGTCGAGCATCGACACCGGCTCGTCCGCGACCAGGATCGCCGGCTCCGGCGCGAGCGCCCGCGCGATCGCCACCCGCTGCCGCTGACCGCCGGACAGCTCGTGCGGCTTGCGCTGCGCGAAGTCCTCGTCCAGCCGCACCCGGCGCAACAGCGAGAGCACACGTTTTCCGACCTGCTCGCGGGTGAACCCGGGATGGTGCAGCTGCACCGGGCGCGCCAGATGGTGCCCGATCGTGTGGTACGGGTTCAACGACGCGAACGGGTCCTGGAACACCATCTGGACCGCCTTCCGGTACGTCGCCGCGCGCGCACCGCGGTACTGCATCGGCTCGCCGTCGA includes:
- a CDS encoding ABC transporter ATP-binding protein; the protein is MSVLELRDVVKEYRLRNGLRTTKLRAVDHVSFELTPGRTIALVGQSGSGKSTIAKLLLQLERPTSGSILVDGEPMQYRGARAATYRKAVQMVFQDPFASLNPYHTIGHHLARPVQLHHPGFTREQVGKRVLSLLRRVRLDEDFAQRKPHELSGGQRQRVAIARALAPEPAILVADEPVSMLDVSIRLGVLNLLATLQREENLGVLYITHDLATARHFSDEIMVLYRGAVVEHGPADDVILNPQHEYTQLLAQAAPAPERRLAELRP
- the glmM gene encoding phosphoglucosamine mutase, yielding MARLFGTDGVRGLANVDLTAELALDLSVAAAHVLGEAGAFEGHRPRAVVGRDPRASGEFLEAAVVAGLASAGVDVVRLGVLPTPAVAYLTGSTGADLGVMLSASHNPMPDNGIKFLARGGIKLDDVIEDAIEARMGEEWQRPTGSGVGRVSDDGQGFETYVSHLVRSAPNRFDGLKVVIDCANGAASQTAPEALRRLGAEVITIAAAPDGLNINLDCGSTHIEGLQREVIGHRADLGIALDGDADRCLAVDANGELVDGDQILAVLALAMRDSGRLSNDTVVATVMSNLGFVQAMVRERIAVEQTKVGDRYVLEAMKAGGHKLGGEQSGHVILSDHATTGDGTLTAVMLLARVAQTGKSLADLAGAMTRLPQVLVNVKNVDKSRAGSDPAVQSAVAEATTRLGDTGRVLLRPSGTEPLVRVMVEAESSDTAHEIAHSLADVVASSLKL